A genome region from Triticum aestivum cultivar Chinese Spring chromosome 2B, IWGSC CS RefSeq v2.1, whole genome shotgun sequence includes the following:
- the LOC123044387 gene encoding protein SHORT-ROOT 1: protein MDTLFRLVSLQASEQQQQQQQSASYNSRSTTSSGSRSSSHQTNASYNYYHHSSSSGGGGGGGQYYYSQQQQPQQSYYLEPYQEECGGNAHQHHLYMDEDFSSSSSSRQHFHSHGGAAHPPTSSATPTAPTPPLSTSSTAGGAGHALFEAADLSFPPDLNLDFSSPASSSGAGGTASSAAVGGGGGGRWASQLLMECARAVATRESQRVQQLMWMLNELASPYGDVEQKLASYFLQGLFARLTASGPRTLRTLAAATDRNTSFDSTRRTALRFQELSPWSSFGHVAANGAILESFLEAAAASSEPQRFHILDLSNTFCTQWPTLLEALATRSPDDTPHLSITTVVSAAPSAPTSAVQRVMREIGQRMEKFARLMGVPFRFRAVHHSGDLAELDLDSLDLRGGGATTGIAVNCMNSLRGVVPGGARRRGAFAASLRRLEPRVVTVVEEEADLVATDPDASDEGGDTEAAFLKVFGEGLRFFSAYMDSLEESFPKTSNERLALERGAGRAIVDLVSCPASESMERRETAAAWARRLRSAGFSPVPFSEDVADDVRSLLRRYREGWSMREAGTDDSAAGAGVFLAWKEQPLVWASAWRP from the coding sequence ATGGATACGCTGTTTAGGTTGGTTAGCCTCCAAGCctccgagcagcagcagcagcagcagcaatcggcGTCGTACAACTCCAGGAGCACCACCTCCAGCGGCTCCAGGTCGTCTTCCCACCAGACCAACGCCTCCTACAACTACTACCAccacagctccagcagcggcggcggcggcggcggcgggcagtactactacagccagcagcagcagccgcagcagtcCTACTACCTGGAGCCGTACCAAGAAGAATGCGGTGGCAACGCCCACCAGCACCACCTCTACATGGATGAAGACTTCTCTTCCTCGTCCTCGTCGAGGCAGCACTTCCACTCGCATGGCGGGGCGGCCCATCCGCCCACGTCGTCCGCCACGCCCACTGCGCCCACGCCCCCGCTCTCCACCTCGTCCACGGCTGGCGGGGCGGGCCACGCGCTCTTCGAGGCGGCCGACCTGTCCTTCCCGCCGGACCTCAACCTCGACTTCTCGTCCCCGGCGTCGTCGTCCGGCGCCGGGGGCACAGCGTCATCGGCCGCGGTGGGGGGAGGTGGCGGCGGGAGGTGGGCCAGCCAGCTGCTCATGGAGTGCGCGCGCGCGGTTGCGACGCGCGAGAGCCAGCGCGTGCAGCAGCTGATGTGGATGCTCAACGAGCTGGCGTCCCCGTACGGGGACGTGGAGCAGAAGCTTGCGTCCTACTTCCTGCAGGGTCTCTTCGCGCGGCTCACGGCGTCCGGCCCCAGGACGCTGCGCACGCTCGCGGCGGCGACCGACCGGAACACGTCCTTCGACTCCACGCGCCGCACCGCGCTGCGCTTCCAGGAGCTCAGCCCCTGGTCGTCGTTCGGGCACGTGGCCGCCAACGGCGCCATACTGGAATCTTTCTTGGAGGCCGCGGCCGCGTCGTCGGAGCCGCAGAGGTTTCACATCCTCGACCTGAGCAACACCTTCTGCACGCAGTGGCCGACGCTGCTCGAGGCCCTGGCCACCCGGTCCCCCGACGACACGCCGCACCTGTCCATCACCACCGTCGTGTCGGCCGCGCCGTCGGCTCCGACGTCCGCCGTGCAGCGCGTGATGCGGGAGATCGGGCAGCGCATGGAGAAGTTCGCGCGGCTGATGGGCGTGCCCTTCCGCTTCCGCGCCGTGCACCACTCCGGGGACCTTGCGGAGCTCGACCTCGACTCGCTCGACCTGCGTGGGGGCGGCGCCACGACCGGCATCGCCGTCAACTGCATGAACTCGCTGCGCGGCGTGGTGCCGGGCGGTGCCCGCCGGCGCGGCGCTTTCGCCGCGTCCCTCCGCCGCCTCGAACCTCGGGTCGTCACCGTGGTCGAGGAGGAGGCAGACCTGGTGGCGACCGACCCCGACGCGTCCGACGAAGGCGGCGACACGGAGGCGGCATTCTTGAAGGTGTTCGGCGAGGGCTTGCGGTTCTTCTCGGCTTACATGGACTCGCTAGAGGAGAGCTTCCCCAAGACCAGCAACGAGAGGCTGGCATTGGAGAGGGGAGCAGGGCGTGCCATTGTTGACCTGGTCTCGTGCCCAGCGTCGGAGTCCATGGAGCggcgggagacggcggcggcaTGGGCACGGCGGTTGCGGTCGGCCGGGTTCTCACCGGTGCCATTCAGCGAGGACGTAGCCGACGACGTGCGGTCACTTCTGCGCCGGTATCGGGAGGGCTGGTCGATGCGGGAGGCCGGCACGGATGACTCGGCGGCCGGAGCCGGCGTGTTCCTGGCGTGGAAGGAGCAGCCTCTGGTGTGGGCAAGCGCGTGGAGGCCATGA